Proteins found in one Vallitalea guaymasensis genomic segment:
- a CDS encoding FecCD family ABC transporter permease — protein MNDLKNRHSYKITVLIILLIITFISFLFSISLGAFKISVPEILKAIFIDETGVNRNIIWKVRVPRSLVAGTVGICLSLAGGILQGVMRNPLASPNTIGVSSGAGLGAVFILVVFPDYDFLVTPIAFAFALFTTMLIYILSWKNGIKPLRMILAGIAVSSFLGAWINTILIFYPDRVQNALGFMVGSLAAKTWKDFYALWPYALFGLILAFFLSKKLNILMLGDEIATGLGLKIERVRKVFIALASLLAASSASNVGLLGFVGLIVPHITRLIIGSDYRYLFPASALLGASLMMFCDTIARIVMDPVEIPVGIVMSMLGAPFFIFLLRGGLKNRVKN, from the coding sequence ATGAACGATTTAAAAAACAGACATTCTTATAAGATTACCGTACTAATAATTTTGCTAATTATTACTTTCATATCATTTCTTTTCAGTATTAGTTTAGGTGCTTTTAAGATATCAGTTCCAGAAATATTAAAAGCTATATTTATTGATGAAACAGGTGTCAATAGAAATATCATATGGAAAGTAAGAGTTCCAAGGTCACTTGTAGCTGGAACTGTTGGTATATGTTTGTCTTTGGCTGGAGGCATTTTGCAGGGGGTAATGAGAAACCCCCTAGCCTCACCTAATACTATTGGTGTATCCTCTGGGGCAGGATTGGGCGCAGTCTTTATTCTAGTAGTCTTTCCTGACTATGATTTCCTTGTTACACCAATTGCTTTTGCATTTGCATTATTTACAACTATGCTTATATACATACTATCTTGGAAGAATGGTATTAAACCACTTAGAATGATATTAGCAGGTATAGCAGTATCCTCATTCTTGGGAGCTTGGATTAATACTATACTTATATTCTATCCAGATAGAGTACAAAATGCATTAGGATTCATGGTAGGAAGTTTAGCCGCCAAGACTTGGAAGGACTTCTATGCTCTATGGCCTTACGCACTATTTGGATTGATATTAGCTTTCTTCTTATCCAAGAAATTAAATATATTGATGCTTGGTGATGAAATAGCCACCGGACTAGGACTAAAAATCGAGAGAGTAAGAAAAGTTTTTATTGCTTTAGCTTCATTACTGGCAGCCAGCTCAGCAAGTAATGTTGGTTTGTTAGGTTTTGTAGGATTGATTGTACCTCATATAACAAGACTTATAATTGGTTCTGACTATAGATATCTATTTCCTGCAAGTGCTTTACTGGGAGCATCTTTGATGATGTTTTGTGATACAATCGCAAGAATAGTTATGGACCCTGTAGAAATACCTGTAGGTATTGTTATGTCAATGCTTGGCGCACCATTTTTTATATTCCTATTGAGAGGCGGTTTGAAAAATCGTGTTAAGAACTAA
- a CDS encoding ABC transporter ATP-binding protein yields MLRTNSVTINYGKNNIIDNLSLNIKKGSINTLIGTNGCGKSTLLKALSRNLKPKYGDVYLNGNSIFQMDTKLLAKEMSILPQSPNAPDDFTVFDLVSYGRYPHLDWTAKLHKEDIDIINWAIELTKMEHLKDRQVTTLSGGERQRAWIAMALCQKPNILLLDEPTTYLDINHQFEVLELVKKLNHTMKLTIVMVLHDLNQAARYSDKIIVIKDGDIYKQGNPKSIITKEILHDVFNLDVRILMDDYNDCPFFIPLMHSNRYKNPLKNISV; encoded by the coding sequence GTGTTAAGAACTAATTCAGTAACTATAAACTATGGCAAAAACAACATAATAGACAACCTTTCTTTAAACATAAAAAAAGGTTCCATAAACACGTTAATCGGTACAAATGGTTGTGGTAAATCAACTTTACTAAAGGCATTATCTAGAAATCTAAAGCCTAAATATGGTGATGTATACCTTAATGGTAATTCAATTTTTCAGATGGATACCAAGTTATTGGCGAAAGAAATGTCCATATTACCTCAATCTCCTAATGCACCTGATGATTTTACAGTCTTTGACCTTGTTAGTTATGGGAGATATCCACATCTTGATTGGACTGCCAAACTTCATAAAGAAGACATTGATATAATTAACTGGGCAATAGAATTGACTAAGATGGAACACCTAAAAGATAGACAAGTTACCACTCTATCTGGTGGAGAACGTCAAAGAGCATGGATCGCTATGGCTCTATGTCAAAAGCCTAATATATTATTATTGGATGAACCTACTACATACCTAGATATCAATCATCAATTTGAAGTACTGGAATTGGTTAAAAAGCTTAATCATACAATGAAATTAACTATTGTAATGGTTTTACATGACCTTAATCAAGCTGCTAGATATTCTGATAAAATTATTGTCATCAAAGATGGAGACATATATAAGCAAGGTAATCCAAAGAGTATCATCACTAAGGAGATTCTCCATGATGTTTTTAACCTTGATGTTAGGATATTAATGGATGATTATAATGATTGCCCATTCTTCATTCCATTAATGCATTCTAATAGATATAAAAATCCGCTAAAAAATATATCTGTCTAA